In one window of Larus michahellis chromosome 10, bLarMic1.1, whole genome shotgun sequence DNA:
- the TMCC1 gene encoding transmembrane and coiled-coil domains protein 1 isoform X10 — protein sequence MHQGLKDVGAKVTGFSEGVVDSVKGGLSSFSQATHSAAGAVVSKPREIASLIRNKFGSADNIANLKDSLEEGQEDGTGGKALGVIQNFQSSPKYGSEEDCSSATSGSVGANSTTGGPVGASSSKTNTLDMQSSGFDAILHEIQEIRETQARLEESFEDLKVRYQRDYSLIMQTLQEERYRCERLEEQLNDLTELHQNEILNLKQELASMEEKIAYQSYERARDIQEALEACQTRISKMELQQQQQQVVQLEGLENATARNLLGKFINILLAVMAVLLVFVSTVANCVVPLMKTRNRTFSTLFIVVFIAFLWKHWDAITGYLERFLSPPR from the exons ATGCATCAGGGTTTGAAAGATGTTGGAGCAAAAGTCACTGGCTTCAGTGAGGGAGTAGTCGACAGCGTAAAAGGTGGGCTTTCCAGTTTCTCCCAAGCCACCCAttcagcagcaggagctgtggtTTCCAAACCCCGGGAGATTGCTTCCCTCATAAGGAACAAGTTTGGGAGCGCAGACAACATTGCCAATCTGAAAGACTCCTTAGAAGAAGGCCAGGAAGATGGGACGGGAGGCAAGGCTCTAGGTGTTATTCAGAACTTTCAGTCGAGCCCAAAATATGGCAGTGAAGAGGATTGCTCCAGTGCCACATCGGGCTCAGTGGGAGCCAACAGCACAACAGGGGGCCCTGTGGGAGCTTCTAGCTCCAAAACAAACACTCTGGATATGCAGAGCTCAGGGTTTGATGCAATACTGCATGAGATTCAAGAAATTCGAGAGACACAGGCAAGACTGGAAGAATCATTTGAGGACCTTAAGGTTCGCTATCAGAGGGATTACTCATTAATAATGCAGACTCTGCAGGAGGAGCGGTACAG ATGCGAAAGACTGGAAGAGCAGCTGAATGACCTGACTGAGCTCCACCAGAACGAGATCCTCAACTTAAAGCAGGAGCTGGCCAGCATGGAGGAGAAAATCGCCTATCAGTCCTACGAGCGAGCGCGGGACATCCAG GAGGCCCTGGAAGCCTGCCAGACCCGCATCTCCaagatggagctgcagcagcagcagcagcaggtggtgCAGCTGGAGGGGCTGGAGAACGCCACGGCCAGGAACCTGCTGGGGAAGTTCATCAACATCCTCCTGGCTGTCATGGCCGTCCTCCTCGTCTTCGTCTCCACTGTGGCCAACTGCGTCGTGCCCCTCATGAAGACTCGCAATAGGACGTTCAGCACTTTATTTATAGTGGTTTTCATTGCCTTTTTGTGGAAGCACTGGGACGCCATCACCGGCTACTTGGAACGGTTCTTGTCTCCCCCCAGATGA
- the TMCC1 gene encoding transmembrane and coiled-coil domains protein 1 isoform X6, whose product MHWERALLLRRAKIERLEVSSLAQTSSAVASSTDGSINADSVDGTPDPQRTKVAITHLQQKILKLTEQIKIEQTARDDNVAEYLKLANNADKQQSARIKQVFEKKNQKSAQTILQLQKKLEHYHRKLREIEQNGIPRQPKDVFRDMHQGLKDVGAKVTGFSEGVVDSVKGGLSSFSQATHSAAGAVVSKPREIASLIRNKFGSADNIANLKDSLEEGQEDGTGGKALGVIQNFQSSPKYGSEEDCSSATSGSVGANSTTGGPVGASSSKTNTLDMQSSGFDAILHEIQEIRETQARLEESFEDLKVRYQRDYSLIMQTLQEERYRCERLEEQLNDLTELHQNEILNLKQELASMEEKIAYQSYERARDIQEALEACQTRISKMELQQQQQQVVQLEGLENATARNLLGKFINILLAVMAVLLVFVSTVANCVVPLMKTRNRTFSTLFIVVFIAFLWKHWDAITGYLERFLSPPR is encoded by the exons ATGCACTGGGAGCGGGCGCTGCTGCTCCGCCGGGCCAAG aTCGAGCGATTGGAAGTCAGCAGCCTCGCGCAGACCTCCAGTGCAGTGGCCTCGAGCACCGATGGCAGCATCAACGCGGACTCTGTTGATGGGACCCCAGATCCCCAGCGGACAAAAGTGGCTATCACACACCTGCAACAGAAGATACTGAAGTTGACCGAGCAGATCAAAATCGAACAAACGGCCCGTGATGACAACGTGGCAGAGTACCTGAAACTGGCCAACAATGCAGACAAGCAACAGAGCGCCCGCATTAAGCAAGtgtttgagaagaaaaatcaaaagtcAGCCCAGACCATcttgcagctgcagaagaaacTAGAACATTACCATCGAAAACTGCGAGAGATTGAGCAGAATGGGATCCCTCGGCAGCCAAAGGATGTCTTCAGGGATATGCATCAGGGTTTGAAAGATGTTGGAGCAAAAGTCACTGGCTTCAGTGAGGGAGTAGTCGACAGCGTAAAAGGTGGGCTTTCCAGTTTCTCCCAAGCCACCCAttcagcagcaggagctgtggtTTCCAAACCCCGGGAGATTGCTTCCCTCATAAGGAACAAGTTTGGGAGCGCAGACAACATTGCCAATCTGAAAGACTCCTTAGAAGAAGGCCAGGAAGATGGGACGGGAGGCAAGGCTCTAGGTGTTATTCAGAACTTTCAGTCGAGCCCAAAATATGGCAGTGAAGAGGATTGCTCCAGTGCCACATCGGGCTCAGTGGGAGCCAACAGCACAACAGGGGGCCCTGTGGGAGCTTCTAGCTCCAAAACAAACACTCTGGATATGCAGAGCTCAGGGTTTGATGCAATACTGCATGAGATTCAAGAAATTCGAGAGACACAGGCAAGACTGGAAGAATCATTTGAGGACCTTAAGGTTCGCTATCAGAGGGATTACTCATTAATAATGCAGACTCTGCAGGAGGAGCGGTACAG ATGCGAAAGACTGGAAGAGCAGCTGAATGACCTGACTGAGCTCCACCAGAACGAGATCCTCAACTTAAAGCAGGAGCTGGCCAGCATGGAGGAGAAAATCGCCTATCAGTCCTACGAGCGAGCGCGGGACATCCAG GAGGCCCTGGAAGCCTGCCAGACCCGCATCTCCaagatggagctgcagcagcagcagcagcaggtggtgCAGCTGGAGGGGCTGGAGAACGCCACGGCCAGGAACCTGCTGGGGAAGTTCATCAACATCCTCCTGGCTGTCATGGCCGTCCTCCTCGTCTTCGTCTCCACTGTGGCCAACTGCGTCGTGCCCCTCATGAAGACTCGCAATAGGACGTTCAGCACTTTATTTATAGTGGTTTTCATTGCCTTTTTGTGGAAGCACTGGGACGCCATCACCGGCTACTTGGAACGGTTCTTGTCTCCCCCCAGATGA
- the TMCC1 gene encoding transmembrane and coiled-coil domains protein 1 isoform X7, which produces MVQRFSLRRQLSKIERLEVSSLAQTSSAVASSTDGSINADSVDGTPDPQRTKVAITHLQQKILKLTEQIKIEQTARDDNVAEYLKLANNADKQQSARIKQVFEKKNQKSAQTILQLQKKLEHYHRKLREIEQNGIPRQPKDVFRDMHQGLKDVGAKVTGFSEGVVDSVKGGLSSFSQATHSAAGAVVSKPREIASLIRNKFGSADNIANLKDSLEEGQEDGTGGKALGVIQNFQSSPKYGSEEDCSSATSGSVGANSTTGGPVGASSSKTNTLDMQSSGFDAILHEIQEIRETQARLEESFEDLKVRYQRDYSLIMQTLQEERYRCERLEEQLNDLTELHQNEILNLKQELASMEEKIAYQSYERARDIQEALEACQTRISKMELQQQQQQVVQLEGLENATARNLLGKFINILLAVMAVLLVFVSTVANCVVPLMKTRNRTFSTLFIVVFIAFLWKHWDAITGYLERFLSPPR; this is translated from the exons aTCGAGCGATTGGAAGTCAGCAGCCTCGCGCAGACCTCCAGTGCAGTGGCCTCGAGCACCGATGGCAGCATCAACGCGGACTCTGTTGATGGGACCCCAGATCCCCAGCGGACAAAAGTGGCTATCACACACCTGCAACAGAAGATACTGAAGTTGACCGAGCAGATCAAAATCGAACAAACGGCCCGTGATGACAACGTGGCAGAGTACCTGAAACTGGCCAACAATGCAGACAAGCAACAGAGCGCCCGCATTAAGCAAGtgtttgagaagaaaaatcaaaagtcAGCCCAGACCATcttgcagctgcagaagaaacTAGAACATTACCATCGAAAACTGCGAGAGATTGAGCAGAATGGGATCCCTCGGCAGCCAAAGGATGTCTTCAGGGATATGCATCAGGGTTTGAAAGATGTTGGAGCAAAAGTCACTGGCTTCAGTGAGGGAGTAGTCGACAGCGTAAAAGGTGGGCTTTCCAGTTTCTCCCAAGCCACCCAttcagcagcaggagctgtggtTTCCAAACCCCGGGAGATTGCTTCCCTCATAAGGAACAAGTTTGGGAGCGCAGACAACATTGCCAATCTGAAAGACTCCTTAGAAGAAGGCCAGGAAGATGGGACGGGAGGCAAGGCTCTAGGTGTTATTCAGAACTTTCAGTCGAGCCCAAAATATGGCAGTGAAGAGGATTGCTCCAGTGCCACATCGGGCTCAGTGGGAGCCAACAGCACAACAGGGGGCCCTGTGGGAGCTTCTAGCTCCAAAACAAACACTCTGGATATGCAGAGCTCAGGGTTTGATGCAATACTGCATGAGATTCAAGAAATTCGAGAGACACAGGCAAGACTGGAAGAATCATTTGAGGACCTTAAGGTTCGCTATCAGAGGGATTACTCATTAATAATGCAGACTCTGCAGGAGGAGCGGTACAG ATGCGAAAGACTGGAAGAGCAGCTGAATGACCTGACTGAGCTCCACCAGAACGAGATCCTCAACTTAAAGCAGGAGCTGGCCAGCATGGAGGAGAAAATCGCCTATCAGTCCTACGAGCGAGCGCGGGACATCCAG GAGGCCCTGGAAGCCTGCCAGACCCGCATCTCCaagatggagctgcagcagcagcagcagcaggtggtgCAGCTGGAGGGGCTGGAGAACGCCACGGCCAGGAACCTGCTGGGGAAGTTCATCAACATCCTCCTGGCTGTCATGGCCGTCCTCCTCGTCTTCGTCTCCACTGTGGCCAACTGCGTCGTGCCCCTCATGAAGACTCGCAATAGGACGTTCAGCACTTTATTTATAGTGGTTTTCATTGCCTTTTTGTGGAAGCACTGGGACGCCATCACCGGCTACTTGGAACGGTTCTTGTCTCCCCCCAGATGA
- the TMCC1 gene encoding transmembrane and coiled-coil domains protein 1 isoform X9, with amino-acid sequence MLQIERLEVSSLAQTSSAVASSTDGSINADSVDGTPDPQRTKVAITHLQQKILKLTEQIKIEQTARDDNVAEYLKLANNADKQQSARIKQVFEKKNQKSAQTILQLQKKLEHYHRKLREIEQNGIPRQPKDVFRDMHQGLKDVGAKVTGFSEGVVDSVKGGLSSFSQATHSAAGAVVSKPREIASLIRNKFGSADNIANLKDSLEEGQEDGTGGKALGVIQNFQSSPKYGSEEDCSSATSGSVGANSTTGGPVGASSSKTNTLDMQSSGFDAILHEIQEIRETQARLEESFEDLKVRYQRDYSLIMQTLQEERYRCERLEEQLNDLTELHQNEILNLKQELASMEEKIAYQSYERARDIQEALEACQTRISKMELQQQQQQVVQLEGLENATARNLLGKFINILLAVMAVLLVFVSTVANCVVPLMKTRNRTFSTLFIVVFIAFLWKHWDAITGYLERFLSPPR; translated from the exons aTCGAGCGATTGGAAGTCAGCAGCCTCGCGCAGACCTCCAGTGCAGTGGCCTCGAGCACCGATGGCAGCATCAACGCGGACTCTGTTGATGGGACCCCAGATCCCCAGCGGACAAAAGTGGCTATCACACACCTGCAACAGAAGATACTGAAGTTGACCGAGCAGATCAAAATCGAACAAACGGCCCGTGATGACAACGTGGCAGAGTACCTGAAACTGGCCAACAATGCAGACAAGCAACAGAGCGCCCGCATTAAGCAAGtgtttgagaagaaaaatcaaaagtcAGCCCAGACCATcttgcagctgcagaagaaacTAGAACATTACCATCGAAAACTGCGAGAGATTGAGCAGAATGGGATCCCTCGGCAGCCAAAGGATGTCTTCAGGGATATGCATCAGGGTTTGAAAGATGTTGGAGCAAAAGTCACTGGCTTCAGTGAGGGAGTAGTCGACAGCGTAAAAGGTGGGCTTTCCAGTTTCTCCCAAGCCACCCAttcagcagcaggagctgtggtTTCCAAACCCCGGGAGATTGCTTCCCTCATAAGGAACAAGTTTGGGAGCGCAGACAACATTGCCAATCTGAAAGACTCCTTAGAAGAAGGCCAGGAAGATGGGACGGGAGGCAAGGCTCTAGGTGTTATTCAGAACTTTCAGTCGAGCCCAAAATATGGCAGTGAAGAGGATTGCTCCAGTGCCACATCGGGCTCAGTGGGAGCCAACAGCACAACAGGGGGCCCTGTGGGAGCTTCTAGCTCCAAAACAAACACTCTGGATATGCAGAGCTCAGGGTTTGATGCAATACTGCATGAGATTCAAGAAATTCGAGAGACACAGGCAAGACTGGAAGAATCATTTGAGGACCTTAAGGTTCGCTATCAGAGGGATTACTCATTAATAATGCAGACTCTGCAGGAGGAGCGGTACAG ATGCGAAAGACTGGAAGAGCAGCTGAATGACCTGACTGAGCTCCACCAGAACGAGATCCTCAACTTAAAGCAGGAGCTGGCCAGCATGGAGGAGAAAATCGCCTATCAGTCCTACGAGCGAGCGCGGGACATCCAG GAGGCCCTGGAAGCCTGCCAGACCCGCATCTCCaagatggagctgcagcagcagcagcagcaggtggtgCAGCTGGAGGGGCTGGAGAACGCCACGGCCAGGAACCTGCTGGGGAAGTTCATCAACATCCTCCTGGCTGTCATGGCCGTCCTCCTCGTCTTCGTCTCCACTGTGGCCAACTGCGTCGTGCCCCTCATGAAGACTCGCAATAGGACGTTCAGCACTTTATTTATAGTGGTTTTCATTGCCTTTTTGTGGAAGCACTGGGACGCCATCACCGGCTACTTGGAACGGTTCTTGTCTCCCCCCAGATGA
- the TMCC1 gene encoding transmembrane and coiled-coil domains protein 1 isoform X8: protein MEGSPPAAETIERLEVSSLAQTSSAVASSTDGSINADSVDGTPDPQRTKVAITHLQQKILKLTEQIKIEQTARDDNVAEYLKLANNADKQQSARIKQVFEKKNQKSAQTILQLQKKLEHYHRKLREIEQNGIPRQPKDVFRDMHQGLKDVGAKVTGFSEGVVDSVKGGLSSFSQATHSAAGAVVSKPREIASLIRNKFGSADNIANLKDSLEEGQEDGTGGKALGVIQNFQSSPKYGSEEDCSSATSGSVGANSTTGGPVGASSSKTNTLDMQSSGFDAILHEIQEIRETQARLEESFEDLKVRYQRDYSLIMQTLQEERYRCERLEEQLNDLTELHQNEILNLKQELASMEEKIAYQSYERARDIQEALEACQTRISKMELQQQQQQVVQLEGLENATARNLLGKFINILLAVMAVLLVFVSTVANCVVPLMKTRNRTFSTLFIVVFIAFLWKHWDAITGYLERFLSPPR from the exons aTCGAGCGATTGGAAGTCAGCAGCCTCGCGCAGACCTCCAGTGCAGTGGCCTCGAGCACCGATGGCAGCATCAACGCGGACTCTGTTGATGGGACCCCAGATCCCCAGCGGACAAAAGTGGCTATCACACACCTGCAACAGAAGATACTGAAGTTGACCGAGCAGATCAAAATCGAACAAACGGCCCGTGATGACAACGTGGCAGAGTACCTGAAACTGGCCAACAATGCAGACAAGCAACAGAGCGCCCGCATTAAGCAAGtgtttgagaagaaaaatcaaaagtcAGCCCAGACCATcttgcagctgcagaagaaacTAGAACATTACCATCGAAAACTGCGAGAGATTGAGCAGAATGGGATCCCTCGGCAGCCAAAGGATGTCTTCAGGGATATGCATCAGGGTTTGAAAGATGTTGGAGCAAAAGTCACTGGCTTCAGTGAGGGAGTAGTCGACAGCGTAAAAGGTGGGCTTTCCAGTTTCTCCCAAGCCACCCAttcagcagcaggagctgtggtTTCCAAACCCCGGGAGATTGCTTCCCTCATAAGGAACAAGTTTGGGAGCGCAGACAACATTGCCAATCTGAAAGACTCCTTAGAAGAAGGCCAGGAAGATGGGACGGGAGGCAAGGCTCTAGGTGTTATTCAGAACTTTCAGTCGAGCCCAAAATATGGCAGTGAAGAGGATTGCTCCAGTGCCACATCGGGCTCAGTGGGAGCCAACAGCACAACAGGGGGCCCTGTGGGAGCTTCTAGCTCCAAAACAAACACTCTGGATATGCAGAGCTCAGGGTTTGATGCAATACTGCATGAGATTCAAGAAATTCGAGAGACACAGGCAAGACTGGAAGAATCATTTGAGGACCTTAAGGTTCGCTATCAGAGGGATTACTCATTAATAATGCAGACTCTGCAGGAGGAGCGGTACAG ATGCGAAAGACTGGAAGAGCAGCTGAATGACCTGACTGAGCTCCACCAGAACGAGATCCTCAACTTAAAGCAGGAGCTGGCCAGCATGGAGGAGAAAATCGCCTATCAGTCCTACGAGCGAGCGCGGGACATCCAG GAGGCCCTGGAAGCCTGCCAGACCCGCATCTCCaagatggagctgcagcagcagcagcagcaggtggtgCAGCTGGAGGGGCTGGAGAACGCCACGGCCAGGAACCTGCTGGGGAAGTTCATCAACATCCTCCTGGCTGTCATGGCCGTCCTCCTCGTCTTCGTCTCCACTGTGGCCAACTGCGTCGTGCCCCTCATGAAGACTCGCAATAGGACGTTCAGCACTTTATTTATAGTGGTTTTCATTGCCTTTTTGTGGAAGCACTGGGACGCCATCACCGGCTACTTGGAACGGTTCTTGTCTCCCCCCAGATGA
- the TMCC1 gene encoding transmembrane and coiled-coil domains protein 1 isoform X5, producing MDCVCNARANATWQGSAVAGKDPCLYCSYSSRHPLQTEIERLEVSSLAQTSSAVASSTDGSINADSVDGTPDPQRTKVAITHLQQKILKLTEQIKIEQTARDDNVAEYLKLANNADKQQSARIKQVFEKKNQKSAQTILQLQKKLEHYHRKLREIEQNGIPRQPKDVFRDMHQGLKDVGAKVTGFSEGVVDSVKGGLSSFSQATHSAAGAVVSKPREIASLIRNKFGSADNIANLKDSLEEGQEDGTGGKALGVIQNFQSSPKYGSEEDCSSATSGSVGANSTTGGPVGASSSKTNTLDMQSSGFDAILHEIQEIRETQARLEESFEDLKVRYQRDYSLIMQTLQEERYRCERLEEQLNDLTELHQNEILNLKQELASMEEKIAYQSYERARDIQEALEACQTRISKMELQQQQQQVVQLEGLENATARNLLGKFINILLAVMAVLLVFVSTVANCVVPLMKTRNRTFSTLFIVVFIAFLWKHWDAITGYLERFLSPPR from the exons aTCGAGCGATTGGAAGTCAGCAGCCTCGCGCAGACCTCCAGTGCAGTGGCCTCGAGCACCGATGGCAGCATCAACGCGGACTCTGTTGATGGGACCCCAGATCCCCAGCGGACAAAAGTGGCTATCACACACCTGCAACAGAAGATACTGAAGTTGACCGAGCAGATCAAAATCGAACAAACGGCCCGTGATGACAACGTGGCAGAGTACCTGAAACTGGCCAACAATGCAGACAAGCAACAGAGCGCCCGCATTAAGCAAGtgtttgagaagaaaaatcaaaagtcAGCCCAGACCATcttgcagctgcagaagaaacTAGAACATTACCATCGAAAACTGCGAGAGATTGAGCAGAATGGGATCCCTCGGCAGCCAAAGGATGTCTTCAGGGATATGCATCAGGGTTTGAAAGATGTTGGAGCAAAAGTCACTGGCTTCAGTGAGGGAGTAGTCGACAGCGTAAAAGGTGGGCTTTCCAGTTTCTCCCAAGCCACCCAttcagcagcaggagctgtggtTTCCAAACCCCGGGAGATTGCTTCCCTCATAAGGAACAAGTTTGGGAGCGCAGACAACATTGCCAATCTGAAAGACTCCTTAGAAGAAGGCCAGGAAGATGGGACGGGAGGCAAGGCTCTAGGTGTTATTCAGAACTTTCAGTCGAGCCCAAAATATGGCAGTGAAGAGGATTGCTCCAGTGCCACATCGGGCTCAGTGGGAGCCAACAGCACAACAGGGGGCCCTGTGGGAGCTTCTAGCTCCAAAACAAACACTCTGGATATGCAGAGCTCAGGGTTTGATGCAATACTGCATGAGATTCAAGAAATTCGAGAGACACAGGCAAGACTGGAAGAATCATTTGAGGACCTTAAGGTTCGCTATCAGAGGGATTACTCATTAATAATGCAGACTCTGCAGGAGGAGCGGTACAG ATGCGAAAGACTGGAAGAGCAGCTGAATGACCTGACTGAGCTCCACCAGAACGAGATCCTCAACTTAAAGCAGGAGCTGGCCAGCATGGAGGAGAAAATCGCCTATCAGTCCTACGAGCGAGCGCGGGACATCCAG GAGGCCCTGGAAGCCTGCCAGACCCGCATCTCCaagatggagctgcagcagcagcagcagcaggtggtgCAGCTGGAGGGGCTGGAGAACGCCACGGCCAGGAACCTGCTGGGGAAGTTCATCAACATCCTCCTGGCTGTCATGGCCGTCCTCCTCGTCTTCGTCTCCACTGTGGCCAACTGCGTCGTGCCCCTCATGAAGACTCGCAATAGGACGTTCAGCACTTTATTTATAGTGGTTTTCATTGCCTTTTTGTGGAAGCACTGGGACGCCATCACCGGCTACTTGGAACGGTTCTTGTCTCCCCCCAGATGA